Within the Meleagris gallopavo isolate NT-WF06-2002-E0010 breed Aviagen turkey brand Nicholas breeding stock chromosome 21, Turkey_5.1, whole genome shotgun sequence genome, the region CACCTTCCAAAAGCTCATAAATATTCAATGCACAAGAAGTGCTCCATGTAAACACTCCCCCGTGCTACCTACAGCTCAGCATTGAAGCATCCACTCATATCAAGTGCTCTTGCATCCTCACGACCCTCCTTCATTGCCCCCCCCAGCCACAACAAGTACTTACTTGGCTCCGACCAGACACTGCTAGCTTCGCAAGGTTGGAGAACCTGTCTGCAGAAAAAGCCGGCACTGGAGAGCTGGATCCCACAGCTGGAGGGCTCCTCTCTGCCTCGTCCCGCCACTCTTGCGGCAGCCCCGCCGACCGGCTAAGGGCCTCCACCTGCCGAGCAAGACGCTCCAGCTGCACCCGCAGGCGCTGgttctcctgctgcagctctgagacGCTGCGAGCCAGGGGGCTAGCGATCCGCAGCACCTCATCCACCTGCCGGCTCACGCCTTGCTTGAACACCTGAATGTCCACGTGGATCTCCCGGACAGCGCCCCGCAGCGTGTCTTCATAGCGTCCCAACGCCTCGCATACCGTCTTTGCTTCGCGGCTGCTCAGGTTGTCGATCTCGCTGGCCATGGTGTTCGTGGCCCCGAATAGGCGCGGGGGGAAACTCGGGAGCCGACGGCTGCAGTAGCCCGAACAGATAAAACCTCCCTCTAGCCGCCCTTAAGCCCAACCCCCGCATCGGCCTGCCCCCACGGCTGCCGGAGCCCGGTTCGCTCCCATAGTGCGGACACAAAGCTCCGCAGAGCCTGCGGAGCGCCCGGCGGCGTCACCGCAGCAGTGCCGCGCTGTAGCGGGGCACCGGGACAGCCAAACCAGGAGCTGAGTGACTGCCCAGGGCCGCCCGACTCTGTGCGCTCCTTCAGAGGAGATGTAATTTCACGAGGGAACAAACgaaagagggagggagaaggggcGGGGGCAATGGAGGTTCACAGCTGTCGGGGCCCTTGAGGGAAAGGCCGGGCGTGGCGGGCTGCAGGCGGCGTTACTGAACCGGACCTGGAGGAGGTTGAGGATGCAGAGCTTGTGCGTGAAGGGAGTGAACAGGAGATGGCAAGTCGGGCAGGAATGAGGAGGGCAAGCAAAGAGGTCATCATCTCGTCTTTCCTGGGTTGCTTGCGTGAGGATGCCGAAGTAAACAGAACGTATTCCTTCCTGAAGAAGCACGAAGGCAAAGGGAAATAATTGGCTCTGAGACAACTTCTGGAGGAATGCACATACGTGCACCTTTCCCTGTGAGTGGAGAATCACCTCCCACAACTTGCTGACCATGTTTGTTTATTCATTAGAGCACAGAACAGAAACGTGACATCCTGCATGCTCCTTAATCAGAGAAAGTTTGAAGTGGAGGAACTACCTTTTTTGTCAGCATACTTTTTACTCCTCTGCTACTTTCAGAACTGCTTTATGCTTTCTAGTGAAGTGTAACAATATAGTTCGTTCATGTCTTTTCAGTTCCCACATACCAGCACACTTTGCAGTACACAAGACATACACATGCCAGTGCTGTACTCACGCAGTATACAAGAAATCTAGACATACAAATCAAAGCCTCGAACGCTCTGAAGATCAGAGGCCTTGCACTTAACTGCATGAAATATGATTGTTAGCAAGTGCACATGTGAATAGATTGCAAGTGCTCTTGATGCAATCTCTCAGGATGTTACGCACAAATCAGTGTGCCATGTTGCAGTCATAATTCCATAGCCCTTAAAATCAGTTGTGCCCCAGAGCATATGTTAAGCCATTCCCTGACGGATTTCTGTAGTTAAGATTTGTTGCCACTTGAATCTCATTTCTAAGTTTTAATTCCTTGAGGGCACTTAGTGCAAGGACTGGCCACTGGGTTAATCTTCCTTCTGCCCCTGACCTTCCAGCAATCATTGTACAAGTCACTTAATTTTTCTGCCTGCTGAGGTTTTAAGACCCTTTATGCTCTTCTGCCAAAACTGGGATAACAGATGATGGATgtgatttctgtttgttgtcaggcttttttttaaaaggctaAAGGCTCATATAAAGAAAGAAGGGGGTTCCTACTCCACAATAGCTAAGACATGTTATGGGGCTCTGTTACCAGATTTCTCTGGAGAGTACTATTGGTAACTTTTACATTTGATACCACAATTAAGCATTGTAAACCACAAGATATTGTTCATATTTCCACACTGGAACAATATTTTTTAGGGAAATCTGAGATCCTGTTTATCACTTCCCACTATCCAgtgtctgaaaataaaagcatgttaTCTCCCAGCAGTCAGAGAAGCTATCCCTCCAAAGCTTATGGGGCTGTACTTGGATGAAATGAGTGTAAGGAAAGCAGGGGAGCACAGCCCACTAGTTGTGGAATTGTTGTGCCCAGGTGAGGATAAACTCCCTTTTaccataatcacagaatcatggaactgtaagggttggaagggacttcttagagatcatcgagtccaaccctcttgccaaagcaggctccctacagcaggctgcacaggtaggcatcctgacaagtcttgaatatcttcagagaaggaaaatccacAGCCTCCCCGAGCAGCCTGATGGTGCTTGGTCACcatcactgtgaagaagttctgaTACTTGCCAGGTGCAAGATTGTACagttgcttttgttaaacctcatctggtttcttatCGCCCCTAATCTGGTAACTTAACTTCAGATGacctttctgttctttgtcAAGTGTTACCACCCTTGCTCTCCCAAAAGATACAGTGAGAGAAAAGAACTCACCATTTTTTCCATGCATGTGAATGACTGAGTTGAAGAATGAGCTAGAGAATCCTCACAAGCAACACAAATGCTTTCTGGAAGCAATTTAAAGTTGTTCACATTTCAaaccttgaaaaaaatacatcctaCCAACACAAGCTAGCCTAAGAACAAAGTAATCCACTAGTATTTATGTACCAAGGACTTATAGAGGTGCCTTAGATGTAGAAAGACTTTGGTTAACCTAAATAACAGAAACAGATCCTAGAATCAGGCGAGttgaaaattgttttccaaTGAGGTTTCATAGCTGGATAGCTGTGAAAATTACACTATTTCAGCAACTAAATAAAGGACAGTAAACATTATTAATGATTTATGATCTTAACAGCTTATCTGAATCATTAGTTTTGCACTGAGAAGCTTATTTGAAAATAGTAGAACAATCAACTTGTGCAGGCTAAGAGCCAAGAGTCTTCAGGTGCTTAACATAACTGACAGGCAACTTTTCTGTTCTTGGCACCAGAGATTATCACAACATCGCAATAATGATGGTAGAGAAATAGCAGAGTGTGTACACTAAGCATATGTCTGCAGATAAATGCAGGTGTAACTTACAGATATCAAAAGGAGCAGCCATTCCCAGTTCCTGCAAGACctttcagcacttttttttgCCATGTTCTCTCACTACAAAGAGGACTAGCAGAGCTAACAGTCTCTACAACACACTGGGGTGCCAAGCTCTGTCAAGGATAACGTTTAAGAGACAGCAGTTGCTGCCATGGTTGCAAACTTTGTTTTCTCAATAGTGATCTCAGATAACACTGAGGCCCAGTCATCTTCTTCTCAGCAAATTGCTATCCGATCATGTGTCTGACAGCATTCCATGGGCAGTTCCAATTCTTTCCAGATCAAAGTTCTAGCTTTTCATGGCAGTAGGCAACATGATACTGTGGCCCAGCACCAGCTTATACAGGGCTGCCAGGCAAGGGAAAGGCCTCAGCAATGGGACATTTTTTGAATGCACCTGTCCCAGAGTGCTCTGTTACAGAAGAGGTGGAAAAAATCTACTGTCACTTCACCAAAACCAGTTCCTTAATCACATCTCCTACTTAGCACCTGCTTCATCATGCACTGCATCTTAAAATGTGGCTTATTATTAGCTATTATTTTCCACAGCACTCAGTCTACCCAG harbors:
- the LOC104913953 gene encoding smoothelin-like protein 2; amino-acid sequence: MASEIDNLSSREAKTVCEALGRYEDTLRGAVREIHVDIQVFKQGVSRQVDEVLRIASPLARSVSELQQENQRLRVQLERLARQVEALSRSAGLPQEWRDEAERSPPAVGSSSPVPAFSADRFSNLAKLAVSGRSQSVDLDDHHKPEFRRVFSSSIIENGHQSSSGQAKASHELTSFYSDSSPEAHAPAMTLQMPHLPVTAVTRISEKFSGETIHSAGTTSASTGLLGQNQSKNEMALKTSNQSGK